From Populus trichocarpa isolate Nisqually-1 chromosome 19, P.trichocarpa_v4.1, whole genome shotgun sequence, a single genomic window includes:
- the LOC7491041 gene encoding arabinogalactan protein 13, translating into MEALKMRVFLAIMVVLMALSAVQDVAAADAPAPSPTSDATTFVPAAFASLVALAFGLLF; encoded by the coding sequence ATGGAGGCGTTGAAGATGAGAGTATTTTTGGCTATCATGGTTGTGCTTATGGCCCTTTCAGCAGTCCAGGATGTAGCAGCAGCAGATGCCCCTGCTCCTAGCCCTACCTCTGATGCCACTACTTTTGTACCAGCTGCTTTTGCTTCTCTTGTTGCTCTTGCATTTGGGCTCCTTTTCTGA
- the LOC7469884 gene encoding uncharacterized protein LOC7469884: MDLEEWELLPHDGFIDYHEDGEKKTFGASKRSGSPNPKAMFDMNYFMCPSSPPKHSRVVPNQLVPVHIQLEPPTKTSKDVPEDHVISKKDVVSMVPIDLSAVVPSVTMPEVKEADQDSVSQVFFKKMKENEFVDMKLDSPKSSNTKGGFAPPQIDAGSTFNFEDKSDHQGYTGDQVLETTKISSPRIKSTENENSTKKEVNWEENSSGLNLWKLSLTGIGAICTFGVAAATICIFIFGNQQRNKQQQQNQKLSFQIYTDDKRIKQVVHHATKLNEAISAARGVPIARAHITYGGYYNGL, from the exons ATGGATCTTGAAGAGTGGGAGCTTCTACCCCATGATGGGTTCATTGATTACCATGAAGATGGTGAGAAGAAGACTTTTGGGGCAAGCAAACGTAGTGGTAGTCCTAATCCCAAAGCCATGTTCGACATGAACTACTTCATGTGCCCGTCTTCTCCACCAAAACATTCAAGGGTGGTTCCTAATCAACTTGTTCCAGTTCATATTCAGTTGGAGCCACCAACAAAAACTAGCAAGGATGTCCCAGAAGATCATGTAATCTCCAAAAAAGATGTGGTCTCCATGGTACCTATCGACCTAAGCGCTGTGGTTCCCTCTGTGACCATGCCAGAAGTCAAAGAAGCTGATCAAGACTCAGTTTCTCAAGTTTTCttcaagaaaatgaaggaaaatgaATTTGTCGACATGAAATTGGACTCTCCAAAGTCCTCAAACACCAAGGGTGGTTTCGCACCCCCTCAAATTGATGCTGGTTCTACTTTTAACTTTGAAGACAAAAGTGATCATCAGGGGTATACAGGTGATCAGGTCCTGGAGACCACCAAGATTAGTTCTCCAAGGATCAAGAGCACTGAAAACGAAAATAGTACAAAAAAGGAGGTGAACTGGGAGGAGAATAGCAGTGGCTTGAATTTATGGAAGTTGAGCTTAACTGGGATTGGCGCTATTTGCACTTTTGGTGTTGCAGCTGCTACCAtctgtattttcatttttggaAATCAGCAAAGAAACAAGCAGCAACAACAGAACCAAAAGCTGAGCTTCCAGATTTACACTGACGACAAg AGGATTAAGCAAGTGGTTCACCATGCAACAAAATTGAATGAAGCAATTTCAGCAGCCAGAGGAGTTCCTATCGCTAGAGCTCACATTACCTATGGCGGCTACTACAATGGTCTTTGA